A genomic segment from Neobacillus sp. YX16 encodes:
- a CDS encoding DEAD/DEAH box helicase, with protein sequence MKLKKNLQEILVDLKINDSFKENIVTWKTLESKVAQTVSLPEDLHPELGDSLKSKGIDKLYTHQKTAYENIMAGNSVVAVTPTASGKTLCYNLPVLQSILSNPNARALYMFPTKALAQDQKSEINEIIQAAGIDINSYTYDGDTPANIRQKVRKAGHVVITNPDMLHSAILPHHTKWVSLFENLKFVVIDELHTYRGVFGSHVANVIRRLKRICRYYGSNPVFICTSATIANPLELAEKLTEEKMVLIDNNGAPSGTKHFLFYNPPIVNKPLNIRRSATLEVRKIAGELLRNKIQTIVFARSRVRVEIILTYLQELVKNQLGPKSIMGYRGGYLPTERRKIEKGLRSGDIYGVVSTNALELGVDIGQLQVCIMTGYPGTISSAWQQAGRAGRRHGEALVIMVASSSPLDQYIIQNPEYFFNKSPETARINPDNLIILIDHMKCAAFELPFKAGEQFGEVGTEELLEYLTQERILYQNGDKWYWMNDSFPAHNISLRSASQENVIIVDQSDVANAKVIGEMDRFSAMTLLHDEAIYLHQGTQFQVEKLDWEEKKAFVREVDVDYFTDANLAVQLKVLEEDKLNKLEFAEVGYGDVSVRAMATIFKKIKFETHENIGSGPIHLPEEELHTSAAWISLNKSFAEMGQERLEQGLVGTAHALNHIAPLFVMADPQDLHVIPQVKADHNEKPTIFFYDRYPGGIGLSEKIHSGMSVVFAETKKMIEHCICQTGCPSCIGTDAVGETAKRDTLKIIEAFINPSN encoded by the coding sequence ATGAAACTAAAGAAAAATTTACAGGAAATTCTTGTTGATTTAAAAATAAATGACAGTTTTAAAGAAAATATCGTTACATGGAAGACACTCGAATCAAAGGTTGCCCAAACTGTCTCACTTCCTGAGGATCTTCATCCGGAATTAGGAGATTCACTAAAAAGTAAGGGAATAGATAAGCTTTATACGCATCAAAAAACGGCTTACGAGAATATCATGGCCGGAAACAGTGTTGTAGCCGTGACACCAACCGCTTCGGGAAAAACATTATGTTATAATCTTCCGGTTTTGCAAAGTATTTTATCCAACCCAAACGCAAGGGCTCTTTATATGTTTCCCACAAAGGCTCTTGCACAGGATCAAAAGAGTGAAATCAATGAAATTATCCAGGCAGCTGGAATTGATATCAATAGCTATACCTATGATGGGGATACACCAGCAAATATCCGCCAAAAGGTCCGTAAAGCAGGACATGTTGTCATAACCAATCCTGATATGCTCCACTCTGCGATCCTTCCTCATCATACGAAATGGGTTTCACTCTTTGAAAATCTCAAATTTGTTGTGATCGATGAGCTTCATACCTATCGAGGTGTCTTTGGCAGTCATGTTGCCAATGTAATCCGAAGGCTAAAACGAATTTGTCGTTACTATGGCAGTAATCCTGTTTTTATCTGCACATCGGCAACCATTGCCAATCCGCTTGAACTAGCTGAAAAGTTAACAGAAGAAAAAATGGTCCTGATTGATAATAATGGAGCACCTAGTGGAACCAAACACTTTCTTTTTTATAACCCGCCCATTGTAAATAAGCCCTTAAATATTCGAAGAAGTGCAACACTTGAAGTTCGTAAAATTGCAGGTGAATTGTTAAGAAATAAAATTCAGACGATTGTCTTTGCTAGAAGCAGGGTTCGGGTTGAAATTATCTTAACCTACTTGCAGGAATTGGTGAAAAATCAGTTAGGTCCCAAATCTATTATGGGATATCGTGGGGGCTATTTGCCTACAGAGCGCAGAAAAATAGAAAAGGGCCTTCGCTCCGGGGATATATATGGGGTAGTCAGTACGAATGCGCTCGAGCTTGGAGTAGACATAGGTCAGCTGCAGGTTTGTATCATGACGGGATATCCTGGAACCATTTCTAGTGCATGGCAGCAGGCAGGGAGAGCAGGAAGAAGGCACGGCGAAGCATTGGTCATTATGGTTGCAAGTTCTAGCCCACTAGATCAATACATCATTCAGAACCCTGAGTACTTTTTTAATAAAAGCCCGGAGACGGCAAGGATTAATCCTGATAACTTAATTATTTTAATTGATCATATGAAGTGTGCTGCATTCGAGCTTCCCTTTAAAGCGGGTGAGCAGTTTGGGGAAGTTGGGACAGAGGAGCTGCTTGAATATCTGACACAGGAACGGATTCTCTATCAGAATGGTGATAAATGGTATTGGATGAATGATTCGTTTCCTGCTCATAATATTAGCTTGCGCTCCGCTTCACAGGAAAATGTCATCATTGTTGACCAATCAGATGTAGCAAATGCAAAAGTAATTGGGGAAATGGATCGTTTTTCCGCTATGACGCTGCTGCATGATGAAGCTATTTATCTCCATCAAGGAACTCAATTTCAGGTTGAAAAGCTTGATTGGGAAGAAAAAAAGGCCTTTGTCCGTGAAGTGGATGTCGATTATTTTACGGATGCCAATTTAGCCGTACAACTTAAGGTCTTAGAAGAGGACAAGCTTAATAAGCTGGAGTTTGCAGAAGTTGGCTATGGGGATGTAAGCGTCCGGGCAATGGCAACCATTTTTAAGAAAATTAAATTTGAGACACATGAAAATATCGGTTCTGGGCCAATACATCTCCCTGAAGAAGAGCTCCACACGAGTGCGGCATGGATTTCGTTAAATAAGTCGTTCGCGGAAATGGGACAAGAGCGATTAGAGCAGGGACTTGTTGGCACTGCTCATGCTTTAAATCATATTGCACCATTATTTGTAATGGCAGATCCACAAGATTTACATGTGATACCACAGGTAAAAGCAGATCATAACGAAAAACCAACGATATTCTTTTATGATCGATATCCCGGCGGCATCGGTTTAAGCGAGAAAATTCATTCTGGAATGTCAGTAGTCTTTGCAGAGACGAAGAAAATGATTGAACACTGTATATGTCAAACTGGGTGCCCATCATGTATTGGGACCGATGCTGTGGGTGAGACCGCAAAAAGAGATACTTTAAAAATAATTGAAGCTTTTATTAATCCTTCCAATTAA
- a CDS encoding Crp/Fnr family transcriptional regulator, with the protein MRIEDIKKVLSEFTLFRELDDYELSRIAHISIAREWKKQSHVFLQGDPLENVYFIYDGKIKVYKSDIHGKEQIVAIMKKGDMFPHVGFFRKGSYPAYAEVLEPSTLIAVPISKFEGVLIEYPELSIKVFKVLGEKIVDLQNQLEEQILNNTYEQIIKLLIRLGQKHGKELEDGTILLKSEFTNRDLASMIGTTRETISRTLTKMKKDELIEVDDHGNMILDIDVLLSEINLI; encoded by the coding sequence ATGAGAATTGAAGATATAAAGAAGGTGCTTTCTGAGTTCACGCTTTTTAGGGAATTAGATGACTACGAATTATCTAGGATTGCCCATATTTCCATTGCAAGAGAATGGAAAAAGCAAAGTCATGTTTTTCTTCAAGGTGATCCCTTAGAAAATGTTTATTTTATTTATGACGGAAAAATAAAGGTATATAAAAGTGATATCCATGGGAAGGAACAAATAGTTGCTATCATGAAAAAAGGGGATATGTTTCCTCATGTAGGGTTCTTCAGAAAAGGCAGTTATCCTGCTTATGCCGAAGTTCTTGAACCGTCAACGTTAATTGCAGTACCTATTTCAAAATTTGAAGGTGTTCTTATTGAGTACCCTGAATTAAGCATTAAAGTTTTTAAAGTACTTGGTGAAAAAATTGTTGATTTACAGAATCAGTTAGAAGAACAAATTCTTAACAATACATATGAACAAATCATCAAACTTCTCATTCGCCTTGGGCAAAAGCACGGGAAGGAATTAGAAGATGGGACGATTCTGCTTAAATCGGAGTTTACTAACCGTGATTTGGCCAGTATGATTGGAACGACTCGCGAAACGATTAGTAGAACACTGACAAAAATGAAAAAGGATGAACTAATCGAAGTCGATGACCATGGAAATATGATCCTTGATATCGATGTCCTACTTTCAGAAATTAATTTAATATAA
- the hcp gene encoding hydroxylamine reductase gives MFCNQCEQTPVGGCTVVGVCGKDETISSLQDTIIYGLKGIAAYRTHANQLGYTDSFVDTTTQEALYMTLTNSNFNVQEHIEMAMKVGQATVRVMEMLDEAHTKRLGFPEPITVSQNKIEGKSIVVSGHNLFALEELLKQTEGKGINIYTHSEMLPAHGYPALKKYAHLKGNIGKAWYDQRRLFDKFPGGILATTNCVMPIKGTYADRMFSYEVAGLENVQKITNDDFSPLIERALELPEADIHSDETLITGFHHETVLGLAPEVIDAVKAGKIKRFFVIAGCDSPGTGGEYYRELATSLPPEAVILTTSCGKFRFNDVDYGVVPGTNIPRYIDLGQCNNSGSTVKIAMALADAFGCEINELPVSIVLSWFEQKAVAILLGLFSLGIQDIRIGPKAPDFISEGVLQVLQDTFKLKLIGTAQEDMSDMLQLSEV, from the coding sequence ATGTTCTGTAATCAATGTGAACAAACTCCTGTTGGTGGTTGTACAGTAGTAGGTGTTTGTGGGAAAGATGAAACGATTTCAAGCTTGCAGGATACGATTATTTACGGATTAAAAGGAATTGCGGCCTACCGAACACATGCCAATCAACTAGGATATACGGATTCATTTGTCGATACAACTACACAAGAAGCTCTTTATATGACATTAACCAATTCTAATTTTAATGTTCAAGAACATATCGAAATGGCAATGAAGGTAGGACAGGCTACTGTACGTGTTATGGAAATGCTGGATGAAGCCCATACGAAGCGTCTTGGATTTCCAGAGCCAATCACTGTCAGCCAGAACAAAATTGAAGGAAAATCTATTGTGGTTTCAGGCCATAACTTGTTTGCACTCGAGGAATTACTAAAGCAGACAGAAGGAAAAGGCATTAACATTTATACGCATTCCGAAATGCTCCCAGCACACGGGTACCCGGCATTAAAGAAATACGCTCATTTAAAAGGAAATATCGGAAAAGCATGGTATGACCAACGACGTCTTTTTGACAAGTTCCCTGGTGGGATTTTGGCAACGACCAACTGTGTAATGCCGATTAAAGGTACATATGCGGATAGGATGTTCAGTTATGAAGTAGCAGGTCTTGAGAATGTACAAAAAATCACTAATGATGATTTTTCACCATTAATCGAGCGAGCTCTTGAGCTTCCTGAAGCGGATATTCATTCAGACGAAACCTTGATTACTGGATTCCATCATGAAACCGTTCTTGGATTAGCTCCAGAAGTGATTGATGCTGTGAAGGCTGGAAAGATAAAACGATTCTTTGTGATTGCAGGCTGTGACTCACCTGGAACAGGTGGAGAATATTATCGTGAGCTTGCAACTTCATTACCTCCGGAAGCGGTTATCCTAACAACCTCCTGTGGTAAGTTCCGCTTTAATGATGTGGATTATGGAGTCGTCCCTGGAACCAACATTCCTCGGTATATCGACTTAGGGCAATGTAACAATTCCGGTTCCACTGTTAAAATTGCGATGGCCCTTGCTGATGCTTTTGGCTGTGAAATTAATGAACTGCCTGTAAGTATTGTTCTTTCTTGGTTTGAACAAAAAGCAGTAGCAATCCTATTAGGATTATTCAGCCTAGGAATCCAAGATATTCGAATTGGGCCTAAAGCGCCGGATTTTATCTCTGAAGGAGTCTTACAAGTTCTTCAAGACACCTTTAAGTTAAAGTTAATTGGAACTGCACAAGAAGACATGTCAGATATGCTCCAGCTTTCAGAAGTATAG
- a CDS encoding Hsp20/alpha crystallin family protein: MMSSMPPSDQNNNKKFKPEQFRDLFRSMNDLIHEKPVKGFLQSIDEFFNSPFPGGAFPIQVRESEDKYIITAELPGVKKEQIQLNILPNQLTISIENTESGTTEDLNNRIFQKRISHERLSRTISLPVVINEKMVKASYRDGLLTITVPMVRGTSINIED, translated from the coding sequence ATGATGTCATCCATGCCTCCTAGTGACCAAAATAATAACAAAAAGTTCAAACCCGAGCAGTTTCGAGATTTGTTTAGATCCATGAATGACTTAATTCATGAAAAACCGGTAAAGGGATTTTTGCAATCCATTGATGAATTTTTTAACAGTCCGTTTCCTGGTGGTGCTTTTCCTATTCAGGTACGGGAATCAGAGGATAAATATATTATAACAGCCGAGCTTCCTGGGGTTAAAAAAGAGCAAATACAACTAAATATCTTACCCAATCAATTAACTATCTCGATTGAAAATACTGAAAGTGGAACAACAGAAGATCTTAACAATCGCATTTTCCAAAAAAGGATTTCACACGAAAGGCTTTCCCGAACCATTTCATTACCTGTTGTTATTAATGAAAAAATGGTTAAAGCTTCTTATCGCGATGGATTACTTACCATTACTGTTCCTATGGTTAGAGGAACATCTATAAATATTGAGGATTAA
- a CDS encoding YppG family protein produces MFGKNRSNHYLNHGYSGQMNYGSPIHYPAHIQGTPRNQPYQNQSVQSMEWYPYQQPNPYYQQPYQQSYSQPYPPYDVTFPPGGMPQQTYNQAGQYPPKDAQFLFQNPLQPKEEMTPNQYAPQMNGYPVMNPYPKPNGMLKQPGGIQSLMNSFKSQDGTVDVNKMVNTAGQMVNAVTQVSSLVKGIGGIFKA; encoded by the coding sequence ATGTTTGGTAAAAATAGATCAAATCATTATCTAAATCATGGATACTCGGGGCAAATGAATTACGGGAGTCCAATCCATTATCCAGCACATATTCAGGGGACTCCTCGTAATCAACCATACCAAAACCAATCAGTACAAAGCATGGAATGGTACCCATATCAGCAGCCAAATCCATACTACCAGCAGCCGTATCAACAATCCTATTCTCAACCATATCCACCATATGATGTAACCTTTCCACCAGGTGGAATGCCCCAGCAAACATACAATCAAGCTGGACAGTATCCTCCTAAAGATGCACAGTTTCTATTTCAAAATCCGTTGCAGCCTAAGGAGGAAATGACACCAAATCAGTATGCACCGCAAATGAACGGTTATCCAGTAATGAACCCTTATCCAAAACCAAATGGAATGCTGAAACAGCCAGGGGGGATTCAATCACTTATGAATTCTTTTAAGTCTCAAGATGGGACCGTTGACGTCAATAAGATGGTGAATACCGCAGGACAAATGGTAAATGCAGTAACGCAGGTATCTTCATTAGTAAAAGGTATTGGTGGAATATTTAAAGCATAG
- the yppF gene encoding YppF family protein, giving the protein MDIRSLKSKFNQSRDYNTDDVNALMDFAKKAYIHNEINIKEYRLLVRELESQGAVIPDDYKQDSLIENS; this is encoded by the coding sequence ATGGACATTCGCTCACTTAAAAGCAAATTTAATCAAAGTCGGGATTACAACACTGATGATGTAAATGCATTAATGGATTTTGCTAAGAAAGCTTATATTCACAACGAGATTAACATAAAAGAATACCGTCTTCTTGTACGTGAGCTCGAATCGCAGGGCGCAGTAATTCCAGACGACTATAAGCAAGACTCCCTCATCGAAAATTCATAA
- a CDS encoding DUF1798 family protein has translation MSKEILQLTKKLLHYNRLFIEYFQEAREKGTTHDFHEVIKPFANEVKSTAIEWSTLMKTWLTNSPQKHIHPKQVNTTFEHIEQLSIQAFFPKTSRSRFLNANRTVEFFLLEIVKELEE, from the coding sequence ATGTCTAAAGAAATTCTCCAATTAACCAAAAAGCTGTTACACTATAACCGATTATTTATTGAATATTTCCAGGAAGCTCGGGAGAAAGGGACCACCCATGATTTTCATGAGGTAATAAAGCCGTTTGCCAATGAAGTAAAAAGTACTGCGATTGAATGGAGTACTCTAATGAAGACTTGGTTAACAAATAGCCCGCAAAAACATATACATCCAAAACAAGTCAATACCACTTTTGAACATATAGAACAATTATCCATTCAGGCCTTTTTTCCAAAAACAAGCCGATCAAGATTTTTAAATGCTAATCGAACGGTTGAATTTTTTCTTTTAGAAATAGTAAAGGAACTTGAAGAGTAA
- a CDS encoding DUF2515 family protein gives MNHLTIHEIETISQMKAETDKKNLDNISRTDAYFSYFKKNPDIIWSFLASMVSRNGGWNMCDLEGHVFREILEPKTRKELFLTFERANWLIFHDVYPQLLVYQYSTKIKRPMFHLLPYFECSEFIRKEWERYWKEGNTERLTTSLIINEQNVIHTPVIGHPVYKKRVFQSWIFNVQDWLHFSSVLFPTCGGELYGASVNGFKSLSKRINLGKRLARILTHPRLFPLFFDFADKTPHTGSRNDYEQYFKTKTNRNTPILRATFPIMEHKHYEYEDWSKNRVISPAWLYFQARHRHPIHLTDWYFEKSNQLDLMLAFHKTSHLKKI, from the coding sequence ATGAATCATCTTACAATACATGAGATAGAGACTATCAGTCAAATGAAAGCCGAAACGGACAAAAAGAATCTTGATAATATTTCGAGAACGGATGCCTATTTTTCCTATTTTAAAAAGAACCCAGATATTATTTGGTCATTCCTAGCCAGTATGGTATCAAGGAATGGCGGGTGGAATATGTGTGACCTGGAAGGGCATGTATTTCGAGAAATATTAGAGCCTAAAACAAGGAAGGAACTATTTCTAACTTTTGAACGAGCCAATTGGTTAATTTTCCACGATGTTTACCCTCAATTACTGGTCTATCAATATTCGACGAAAATAAAACGTCCAATGTTTCATCTTCTTCCATACTTTGAATGTTCCGAATTTATTCGAAAAGAGTGGGAGAGATACTGGAAAGAAGGTAATACTGAACGCCTTACGACTTCGTTAATAATAAATGAACAAAATGTGATTCATACCCCTGTTATTGGGCATCCAGTTTACAAAAAGCGGGTTTTTCAGTCGTGGATTTTTAATGTACAGGATTGGCTTCATTTCAGCTCTGTCCTATTTCCCACATGTGGGGGGGAATTATATGGTGCTAGTGTAAATGGCTTTAAGTCACTTTCGAAACGAATTAATCTTGGAAAAAGATTAGCTAGAATCTTGACCCATCCTCGGCTTTTTCCCTTGTTTTTCGATTTTGCTGATAAAACTCCGCATACTGGGTCCCGAAATGATTATGAACAATATTTTAAGACAAAGACGAACCGTAACACACCTATATTAAGAGCAACCTTTCCCATTATGGAACACAAACATTATGAATATGAGGATTGGAGCAAGAATCGAGTGATTTCCCCGGCATGGCTGTATTTTCAGGCAAGACATCGCCATCCTATTCACTTAACAGATTGGTACTTTGAAAAATCAAATCAGCTGGATTTAATGCTAGCGTTCCACAAAACATCCCATTTAAAGAAAATATAA
- the recU gene encoding Holliday junction resolvase RecU: MKFNYPNGKKYVPKEMEMESKVKKQSNHSFSNRGMTLEDDLNDTNEYYRVRNIAVIHKKPTPVQIVQVDYPKRSAAVIKEAYFKQASTTDYNGVYKGKYIDFEAKETANPTSFPLKNFHQHQIEHMQEVVSQGGICFVILRFSKFEQVYLLEANHLLSFWERMKNGGRKSITKEEIEQKGVFIPLGFQPRIDYIKIIDTLFHF, translated from the coding sequence ATGAAATTTAATTATCCAAACGGAAAAAAATACGTTCCAAAAGAAATGGAAATGGAATCCAAAGTAAAGAAACAAAGTAATCACTCATTTAGTAATAGAGGTATGACACTCGAGGATGATTTGAACGATACGAATGAATATTATCGTGTGAGAAATATTGCAGTCATTCACAAAAAGCCTACACCCGTTCAAATTGTTCAGGTGGATTACCCTAAAAGAAGTGCTGCCGTTATCAAGGAAGCCTATTTTAAACAAGCTTCAACCACTGACTATAACGGGGTATATAAAGGTAAATATATTGATTTTGAGGCAAAGGAAACAGCAAATCCAACCTCTTTTCCTTTGAAAAATTTCCATCAGCATCAAATTGAACATATGCAGGAAGTTGTTTCACAGGGTGGAATTTGTTTTGTTATTCTCAGGTTCTCCAAATTTGAACAAGTATATTTACTAGAAGCTAACCACTTGTTATCCTTTTGGGAAAGAATGAAAAATGGGGGGAGAAAATCAATTACAAAGGAAGAAATCGAGCAAAAAGGAGTTTTTATTCCACTTGGATTTCAACCCAGAATTGACTATATTAAAATAATCGATACTCTTTTTCATTTTTAG